Below is a window of Calditrichota bacterium DNA.
AACAGATTCCATATCCTCAGCTTTTGGCTGAATAGAAGTGCATGCGCTTGCTCCTTTATGTATTTGTTTTGTGCATGCATAATAATGATATGTTTTGCTCCTTCCGGTTGCTGACCGGGTAGTCATATAACTGCCACATTGACCACATTTAATAATACCGTTTAAAAGGAGTTGACCTTTTTTTGGTTGACCTAAATTCTTTGCTTTGGCATTGACAGTAACCTTATCATCTGCTTTCTTGAAGTCTTCTTTGGAAATGATTTGGTCATGTATTCCAGGAAATAAATCACCCTTAACATCTATTTGACCTGTATAGACAGGATTTGTTATGACATTATGAATATGATTTCTTGTGAATGCTTCTCCTCCAACTTCTTTACCTTTTTTTGTAATATGGAATTTTGTTTTTTCTCCTTCAGAATTTAGTTTTTGTGCAATTTCAGATGGTTTTGTTCCATTAATATATTCATGAAAAATAGTCTTTACTATTTCGGCCTCATCTTTATTTAATATCAATTTCTTGTCTTTTAGGTCGTATCCGAGAACCGGCATACCTCCACGATGCTCACCCTTTAAAGCTTTCTGATGAATTGCTGCTCTCGTTCTTTCAGAATTTATTTCACGTTCAAAAGCTGCAAATTGTAATAGAACACCAAGAAGCATTCTACCCTGAACGGTTGTAGTGTCAACATCATTGTCTACAGTTGAAATACTTATATTGTACTTATCCAAAGATTCAGCAAGATTATAAAAATCCCTCGGAACTCTTGATACACGGTCTAGACGCAAAGCCACAACAATGTCAAATTTGGAATCGCTTGCATCATTAAGTAATGAGTTCAATTCGGGGCGATTCAATTTTCCAGCAGAAGCAACTTCTATATATGATTTATAAATATCCCAATCCTTTGCAATGCAAAAATTATTGCATCTTTTTTCTTGATGGCTTAAAGACAATCCACTATCGCCTTGTTCCTGAGTTGAAACTCGACAATAAATTGCAACAGTTTGTTTCGATTTCTCCTTCGTTAAAGGTTGTACATTTTTCCTTCTAGGCATTTTAAATCCTTTGAGTTAAATTAATTATTCTTTTCTGGGAGTTATAATTTTCTTTTTGATCCCAACCCTTTTGAGAGCTTTTCCTAAATACTTCGTTACTTTT
It encodes the following:
- a CDS encoding recombinase family protein, producing the protein MPRRKNVQPLTKEKSKQTVAIYCRVSTQEQGDSGLSLSHQEKRCNNFCIAKDWDIYKSYIEVASAGKLNRPELNSLLNDASDSKFDIVVALRLDRVSRVPRDFYNLAESLDKYNISISTVDNDVDTTTVQGRMLLGVLLQFAAFEREINSERTRAAIHQKALKGEHRGGMPVLGYDLKDKKLILNKDEAEIVKTIFHEYINGTKPSEIAQKLNSEGEKTKFHITKKGKEVGGEAFTRNHIHNVITNPVYTGQIDVKGDLFPGIHDQIISKEDFKKADDKVTVNAKAKNLGQPKKGQLLLNGIIKCGQCGSYMTTRSATGRSKTYHYYACTKQIHKGASACTSIQPKAEDMESVVIDIIKKMAQEPKYLEDTLATLSQDSQGEITIFQKKLDEISLKKSKLKKSQKKMTELLIEKDLGEIDSVVNKIKEINNEVKEIETKEIEIKKEIDLLKTNIVDPIALQKIYSDFTLLWDELVLTEKREVIKLLVKNIEVNIEKKADKGKIKIALWDILPKGKISDYKIGSSFCSVSL